CTCTGGCTCTTGGAGACGTTTCCATCTACATTTCAGTGTTTCTGTTACCTTCTTGtatttttcgttttgtttacaaaacccCTGCCGTTTCCATCTCGCCATTTATATTTGACAGACGACTGTTTATATTGGCCGCGAAATTTACGGCATGTCGTAAACAGCGACTGAGTGTTTTCAGATTGAacagatatgaatataaatattcagctaaatgtaatatttgaacaataacacttatataactttatttgtacaatatttaataaactgCGACTCTATGGTTTTACAACATTAAATTCTACGGCGACCCGTTTGTGTCAACTAAAAcgctgagtaaacgtaatccttaatacgaaagcccattgagctcatttttgtaagtaaataaaatatctttatcgCAAATAAACGCGTTACTTTCGTTATAAAACGCGGAACATTCGCgcataaacgcgaaactttagcgaataaaatcaaaactttaatataaatattgacattttataCAATAACCTTTATGAAGAACAATGAATAAAAGCAAAcacattttagttttaaatgaaacaaaatcttttataattttccggggggggggggggggtccgacggttatttgagttagccaggggatgtccgaggcatattttggtaattttaataatgtaatttgatgaaatttgaatttcacagggggggggggttccatattttcaagattttcctagtttgaatttatattaattttacataaacaagatAATTATACAATGCTGTTCGAATACAGGGTCGGcgaacaaatgaaaaatgattccTCCATATCTACTCGGAACATCTAACATCTACCAGATTTAGTTATAtctacatatatgtatgtatatataaagataaataattttgttttcataaatcaaCTAAAACGGATTATAttataaaactgaaaaataagtattatttataaaatgtatttgttttcagtaaTTGTTCTTCCCAAGAGTTCTTGTATGAATTGACACTATTTATATAGAAGTTTCGCGTTTAATCGCGAAAGTTTTGTCTTTATTCGCGACTGTTCCGCATTTATTTCCGAAAGTGACGCGTTTATTCGTGAAACTAATGTCTAATTCGCGAAATTTTCGCGTTTATTTTCAATAACGCGTTTATTGCGAAAGCTACGAGATTATTCGCGAGAGTTAGGCGATTATTcgcgaattttttttattttttttttacctacgaaaatgagctcaatggccTTTGTATTCGTAGATTAACGTGCGTTTCCACGATAAATCGTGTGAATTTCCCAGATCAAAGAGGAAACATTTACAATCAGAATAAATCGcaattatatttcataattaatataATCTCGCATTGATAAGTTACCAAACCATGAGCCTGTATCTGCATTGATTTAAGgaatttttattcttaaaaatactTGTAAGACTTTCCTTAACTTTACaggcaaaatatatatatcattatatattttctattttcctatatattcatttggagtattattatatatcatgtatatgtatatacatatgtacatgtaatatatatataatatatataatatattttatagcaGCACACAATGTTCAGCTAGTTTTTCCtcctatttaatttttttatatttacgtacaaaacacaacaatttatctCGTAGTGATAGTGTTTGGACAAAGCCCCTATCCATGGACAAAAAGCTATCATTGTCCACTTCTTATAAAAATTTTGcataatcataaacataatgTCGTCCatagtttgttttttgttttttgcttatAAAGTTTGGAATTATAATATCATTCCAAAACTCTCTAAGAAGAAATATGAAATTCAACCACAGGCACCTGATGTTAAATAAAGACATTCCTCATACGATAAGATAATTCTCATTTCCTTTATTCTAATAAATGTTATCTTCCTgcaaaaaactatattttttaacGACATGTGTACATAACACTGAATAATTATTCAAGTATATCTTTTGGTGTATAATCGATCTATGGATATGCCGGTTATAAATGATACGTGTACTTTCATGTTACAAAATGATCTTTCACTatagttttcgagaagaaaATGCCCCAGGAAAAGGGGTATGTTTACAACCACCGGAAGGTGGCCCACTAGTATTTCTAGATCCGCCAATGAATGGACAAGTTAGAATAGGAAAGTTggtcaagtacatgtacaagataTTAAATATACGACGGATTAAAGACGCCTGGTGTTAAGTATTGGTACAGTTCGTCTGAACGTAACCCCGTAGTGATTTCTTTACAATTACTGTAGGAattttctacattttatagaaataCTTAAGTACTCACATGCACTTCAGTGACATCAATTTACATACCAAAGGAAACCGAGTGGGACAAACTTtaaggggcaggaattacaaGCACATGCATAAAGACCCGGTTTACAAAGAAAGCTGATAACGCAAtgagtttttttattcaaagaagTAAACATTCTTGATAATAAACAGTATATATTCGTCATTCTCCCAATCAACGCAAGCAGGTCGATTCTTGACTGATATACGTATTATCGACATTGCTCTCATCACCGCTAGATGGAGTTTGTTGAATCTCTATAAATTGACTTGCAGTCTCACTTACTATCAGAAAACTTGTAGCCATGGACATACTAATGCGAGCTTGCCTCTTTTTATCACTTGTGCTCTGCAGTTTGGCACAGGTACgtatgtctctctctctctgatatttGTGATAGAAAAATGATCgcgattttttaattcaatatttagaaatgttatttatttatattattaaaatattattctcTCTTTTGTGGCAACCTTTCATGCCTTAATTGTACATAAATTGTTATTGTTGTTCTATATTAATGTTCTTTTTTCTCtagttttatattgtattatacaaaaaaagaaaaccgtTTTGATATCATTTAGTATATAACTGAAAACAAGATGTAATTAAATTATGCTTTCCGGAGGGGCGGGGAGATAGACACCTCTAATTGTTGTCACATTCCATCGGCGCGGATTAATTGCCTTTAACAAACTTGGAAATGCTAAcaaattaaaagtttataaaaattagCTGCTTATCACACAGTTTAAAGAATAAAACGTATTTTGAAAATGGAAATCGCTTTACAGTGActcatttataatattaattgaCGGCCCACTAGCATCAACTATTGCCAGCTATTGTTTCTGATGTCGACCACATAGAAAGCCAATAAACGTGATGCGTGCACCATGCTcactaaataaaattttacatatccccccccccctcctcccccccccccccccaaaaaaaaacccgaacGCAATCATGATCTACTACTATTTTAAAAAGGGCCAGTTTCAGACAGTTAAAAATCCCGTTTAAAAATTAACTTATGAATGTTCAAATTCGGGTTTTTAGTTTAGATTAACATAATGATCAGTCActgttttgtttaattgaaaTACATAGACTGTGGCTACAAAagcatatttaaaaataacaaatggtgGATTTGAATGGTACACATAGGTTGTTGATAATTCagaatccttttttttttgcattgaataAATGATCTTTTGTTTAAGCcagaagggggaggggggtggttGACAAGCTCTAATTAACTACGCGATTCAATCCCCGGTCCATAATCTGCCGGACACTGATGTATATGTGATGTCCAGGACGGAAGACTGAAATCAATGGCCTCCGTGTTCACCATTATCTCACAATAATGGGGCGAGAAGATTCCTGATAGACCGTCCATTTGTTTGTAATTAGAATAGAAGATGTCGTGTACCGATTTTATTCTATTAAGTGTATTTAATGCGCTCGAATAGAAGAATTATTGGATTCAATATAACgtgataatgaaaaatttctAGCTTTTGAGTGTGGTGTCTGAGTTTGAGTGTGGTGTCAGAGATtgtaaaagggggggggggtgaataaGATGTCTATAACAACAAACTTTCAAGGAAActtcattttacaaaaatttgcaaacatttttttaacgcACTTCAAGTTGACGTCATTTATGTATTAAACTCTTTTACACACGTGAATTAAACCGATAAGACATTTTAGTGTTTTGATACCAATAAAGAGTTTTGCTGTTCTTTAATTTGAAACTTTCAGTTTTTACATTGTTGTTTTAACAGTGggtaaataaaattgatattttttttaaaatttcaaattgatatTCCTTATCAATATTAACACATTTATGTTGATCAGTTTAGTTTCTACGGCGGTCGTATCTCAAGGTCGACGCATTCACGCGGCTGCGAACTCTAACCAAATCACGCTGTACTTGTGTGAtggttataaattttaaacaaaaaaccacacgcaccgaaaaaaaaatacttaaaacacGTAGTTAATCGCGTCGGTTTTATTAAGTTTATTGACATATTTACGTTCCCTCACAGCACGTAGATTGATATCGAACACGATTTGTTGACCTGAATAAGTCTGTTAAAAAACGTGTTGCATCACCGCTATCAAACTGATAATAGGTTCGAATATTATCGTCAAACTTTTGTAACCCGAGAAACGTTTTATCAGCTAAGTCTGCACCATAACTTGATACACATTCAAACCATGTATAGTGATATTAGTCCATAACTTTAGCCTACAAGCGTCGGTTGTTTCCCAATGTCTTTTTATCTAAAGGGCGTCAAAGAAAAGAGAAATTgccaacaaaaaataaacggaCATTAATTGGTGCAGGTTCCGCAAAATTTCTAGAAATGGCGTACGTGTGATGTTAAACAAAATTGTGTAAAAGGTACACACGATAGATTATATACACCATACTCACAAATGACCTGTTTGTAAGTTGAATTGTGAgaaaaaggatattcaaaatgtatgGTTACGACAACATAATAACAAACAGGACATACATTTACTTGAATTTAAGAGTGATTTAGTCCGTTATCAACGTTTCCAAATGACAagagaaaattaaaagaatgatGAATTGTACCGACATGAGTTTAGATAAAACGGTGAAACATTTTGAAgcgatataaaaaaaagaacgaaaaataaacaaaattaacaaaacaaacaagaaaaaatttgaatgtGCAAATTGATGAATAAATGGGGTGCACCCAATTACTGTGCATAGAATAATATCCCTCTCTTAAAGATTGACTTATTGTAAATACCGTATATCTAGCAATGCGAAGATGCGTATGTAAAACGCACAgctaaactttttaaatacgCAGGATTTGGATTCAGAACACCTACGTTTAAGATAAGTCTTGATAAAATTTAAcacattcgattttttttattgaacccAGGAAATTCTGGTTAGATTCCTTGCAACAAAATGCTTGAACAATAGACTAcaaatgcaaatacatgtactataaacaCGAAAGATTTTGGGAGAAgtataaataaggaataagatAATTGAAACCCAGCCAGATTGATCTTTTGATTCACCAGGGAAATAGTGTGATAACGGGTCATAGAACCTATAACGATCAATTTGAGGGGGAGAAAATCATTCATGCATTCTCTCAACTTTTATAAAGACTTCAAAAATTCTTTTGGTATGACTTGGTGTCGTTTGTGACGCTTGttattaattgttcaaattaaacaagttatACACTTTTCAGAACCCAATACGTATAACGCATTTAGAAAAAAAGCActatattaataatgataactttaagaaaagaatttatgaaataaatttatatccCTATATAAAGTGATCGATTTgtcttttaaataatattttatgtttgatcTCGTAATGGCGATATAACTTTCTCGTAATTGCATCGTGTTTTGACAATAACGAAAGCGAAATATCGATCACAtaattacataatattttttttctcagaaaaaggagaaaattatcttgttattacgagaaaGAACACATATATCGAAATATTTATGTCGTATAGGAAAGATCTTtaattttctcgtaataacgagataattttTTCGACTATTTCTTTTGAGCTGTTGTGATGTGTATTGTGATTCTGTATCTTAAACTATGGTGACCTATTATTTTGATGATTGCTATGCAGCCAGATTTGGAACTGTTAAAGAATATGACTAGAACGGAGGACTTCCTTCAACTCATGAGGAAAAATGGCCGACCAGTAACCTTATCAGGTGGGTATTAGAATTGTGAACTTACCAATGTACGTACCATATAACATTACTAGTTATCGTTGcgtaaaatataaacaaatacattttcttattttagaaATCATCAATTCTGACGAAGCTAGGGAACATGTTGGTGGTAAGCTTGCGTTAtacttttttttgcttgttatttgaaaatttatttaaggaattcagtaagaaatcattttttgagtattatgaaaTTCCATAAagccgaagggctttatgatacaTTTGATcccgccccgaccgaaattatcacctaatAATATTCCAAAAATGATTccattttgcttatttttaaataattctgaGCAATATTAGAGTATTGACATTTAAGGTTGTATGGgacattttaatttattgaacAGAACGAAATCGATTCGTAGTAATATAACAGACAAAAAAgacattgaaataaatgtaaatatttcggTAAAATGCGTACAATTACActtcatttatatgtaaaaatatgatcTTAATTTCCCCTTCGTTTTTGTATGTACGCATAAAAAAGATATGTATAGAAGACTTAGGACTCATTTCAAAAAATGCCTTTTTTTGATATTTCAGGAGAGTTGAGCATGTCTGATTTAGCCCAGTACGATTACTGCTCACCTAGATACCAATGTGTAGTCATACCACGATATACCGACCCCAACGTTATTTACTACCCACCGTGTACTCGGGTGTTACGCTGTGGAGGGTGTGCTCCATCTGAGGTCCTTACCTGTGCGCCCAAACAAACCAGCGTGAAGCACGTTGTGGTAAGagaataaaagaatttataaaatgcaatctCTAAAACTAAAATTTTGCTAGAAATTAATGTCCCAAGTTTCTGCTTCCTCCACTGTTTTCTCAATATTTGAATTGATAATCATGAATACTGTagtttccttattttacgcgagtacttttAAAATTCCGCGATTGAACGCTTGTCCAACAAaccgcgagaacataaaatcgcgattgccgaaattttatcatagtttcatgtaatttacatatatccgaaaattaaaagcgagattttaaaattcgcgagatgggcttctcgcgattttacgcggatattaattcctcgggtttaattaggaatttacagtacctTTGTACCCAAACTACGTTTATCCACTGAAAGGAAAAAGGTCcagattttctgttttgaacGCCCCATTTACCggttcaggtttcaatacataaCCCAAAATAGGAAGGGAAGTGTTCAGGGATTTTGCGTTGCAAACGCTTTAAAACAATAAACTGGGACATATAAAAGTAATTTTAGggctaaaaaaaatcatttttaaacgtTAAGAAAAGAGCTAATGAGTGATTAGTTGACATACACCAAGTctcattacccccccccccttaattaaCCTTATCATTAACCTTAAAAACCAAACAAAGGGACAACCCACCCTctaaaacacacacaaaactACAGACTTTTTTCATCATCCCAAGTTTTACGGTTATTAtgtgatctttttttttaggtcTTTAAGTCAACTATTCCATACCCAGGGTCCCCCAGCACTGACTATGAGGGCTTACAACTAGTAAACATCACCCAGCATGATTCTTGTGAACCAACATGCACTGTAAAGCCATATCACTGTAATCCCCTTCAGTCCTTTATAGCGCGTGAATGCCGGTGCATGTGTACCAATAGAGGAAGCGTACGGTGTGCACCAAACCAAGTTTGGGACGAAGACACATGCAGTTGTAAATGCGCTCAGACGATTGATAACTGCCCGGGGTTTTCACGCTTCAGTGACAGTACCTGTGGGTGAGTATTTCTGGTAAGAGGAAGAATGGATAAACACGGCAAGGCGGTAACTAAAGGCTTGCTTATACAAAGTGGTCATAttgcaatttttaatatttaagacAGAAAGTATTGGAGAGAGAAcaaacattttgcataaaattttaGTCATGACATTTGTACATCTGTGTGCCTTATAAGTCAGACTTGCGAAAACAGCTCCTTCCCATTTGCAGAGCTGCGGTCATGACCTTTTCGTTACAGCCAATGAAAACCCTTACctctacatgtacttttcaaACACCCACGTGAATAGACTTAAATTGGAAGAGATCACATGGtataatattcaatatatttctGAGTGACTTCGATATGCATCCCATGTggacatattttaaaagagaaagtTTACTCCCATATTGTTCTCAGGTCCTTGAGATATTCTTGTAAACTGTGTTAATTTTAAAccataaaatgctttctttgatgattcatgcggaatATCAGGGTGGCGACATTACAGAAaaagatatgtattttttctgcaatgatcgctaccttcattacccacatgaatcataaaattaatcatattgttgtttatacatgtatatttacatctttctatTAACAAACTATTCGATTGGTAGGAAAAAGTCAgacatataattttctttttattgtaaattaatgtacatcagtacgttagataaaagaaacagctactagtatttaaatcgtctcctatgggaattgagtctggcatcatcatgattattttttcaGTCGTGCTTTTTCTTGCAATTGGTTTGCTAAAGGTATAAGGAGCATCTAGATTTCAGTCCCGTCAGATTCTACAGAGttatgaattacaatcaatttccataaaaaaaaaatagtgagaATCttacttggtggatgtaaaaGTTTGTCTTACTATGTTTGATAATACTAGATTTTACTAACTAGTCTGTGAAACCAAAAGATATACAACAtggtatttgtaaaaaaaacgttaaaagattttcataacaaaaacatgaaaCACATCGATAAACTGATGTTCAATTTGCCTACAATCTTGAAAGATAACCACAAAATCTCTACTCTTTGGAAAATTTTCTACATCTTTACATACTAGTCTAATAACcattttttctaacaaatactagaaaaaagtattaattttaggtttaccccccccccctcatatTGTTCTTCCTATCATCAAGATTGAATTTGCAAGATTGGGCAACTTAAATTTCGTATAACTGCGTAAACCATTGTGAGCAAATTCCACTTCCCTCACTATCCAAAGTATCAACCATAAATTCGGGGCTGCACTCGCCGATATGGTACTTATGGTATGAAAGTAAAAATCATGGTGCGTAAAAGCGTAGCTCTGTCTAAAAGGAAGCACTTCAGTTTTCGTGCATTAATGCAATTAGTGTCCGGCGGGTTATTCATACATACCAATGATGTATTCCATTAGACGGGCATAACTCTAAAGACCGCCATTTATATAATTGAATTGGAACACCTAGATTGTATTGTCTCTCAAAATATCCCCTTAGTCTTCAAAAAGTACCATATCGGCGAAAGCTTTGAATTCTTTGAATCAATGTCCATGAATGTTTGGGAGGGTTCATCTAATGGTCactattgatatacatgtacatatttcatCACGTTCTTTCAGGAATTACCATAGAATAATGGTGCTCACCCGGCTATTATGAGTCAGTGAACTTTGTTTTGGGCAAGAGAGATTTCTTGTATTATATGTGACCGCCATAGATTACAATGAAAGCTCCTCTGAATATTAATACCTCTGTCGTCCTATAGGAGAACTGCGCCTATTCTTCAAgctttttgtatgaaaaaaaaaagatgctgaTGTGAACAGTATTACATAGTGCCAACCGTTTATAAATACGTGGCAAAATTAGCATCATTGTTGGTAAACAAGAGTAATAAGACCCTTGCAAAACATTTCCGAGTTGCGTAGATAATATAGCAAGAGAAGAACGATCTTAGTTTACTGTTGATCTTTGAATAGTAAACACCATAATATAGTCTTTGAAGATTgttatttaaattgaaaattgtttacatattcagtttatatatttgttaaaaagttaTGCTTATCTTTACGCCGTAATTCTTCTTTGCATttgtaaacataaatgtctGACGTCATTTGTAACCTATAAGATTACGGATGTTATCACTGCTTCGAATATTCAAAAGATAATTGGATACAGATTTCCATGAATAGATTGCTCGTAGATTTGAATATCGCCAGAATAATATCAAATCAGAAACTTGTTTCCGGACGTCCtgaataacattttgttttaaaggaacagtaaacaaatacatgtacatcccaAACTTATTGCAGACATTTTAAGATACCTAAAAATTGTAGTTATATACAGTTAGCCTCAGTCACAACTGGCCGTACGTATTTGGTGATCGTGCGTGTGCTACGGGTTTTGCCAGTCGTGGcgttaacgttaaaaaatcatGTTGAAGTTGTATTGAAAGTGCAACGTCAGACGGACGGACATTTGACGTGCCAGTCGTACATGTAGGTACAATTTTGTTCGTAGACGAGTTGCCACTAGCAACGTACGATGCCTATAGAGACCGTACTTGCGTCTTACGATTATCGTGGTACACTATTATGTTTGGAGGGAACAAGCTTGTCTGCTTGtatagattttttgaatgagttCCTCCCACACGGGCTAGGTTTTTCatcatgattttgagaattccttttttttttggtccaatttttttttggatgagtttgccccccccccctttttataaaccgatgctacgtgcctgtgaacTAAACCAGTTTGacacaaaatatttgtttgtaatgtggtttgaatttttttgaaataaatgtgtGTAATATCgtttaatttattcaaatagATGAGCACCATTCTTCTAATTAAAGATTGTGAGTGTGGGTGTGAATAAGGATAAAATAAAACGTCAATAATAACCTTCATGTACTTTAGGAATCGTTTCTGCAAGGATATTGTTAGAATAGTTTTTCATACAATGTATTTCTCACATGAAGAATTATCAAACTATGCTCTGTCTTTCTAGATGTGAGCTGCGACAAGGCGTTTCTGGAATGACTGACGAGGAAATCAGGAACCTCCTAGAGCTGGCCGCACAGGTGACCACCCCGGCCCCTACCACTGCCGCCCCGACCCTACCGCCGCTGGTCCTGAATTTACCTAACGCCCCCTGTCGACCATTGGTGCCGTGTCCAGCAGGAACCACCCCTAAAATTTCGACCATCAACGGGCGTTGTCAGTGCATGCTTCAGTTCAGTTTCCCACGTCTGCCCCAGCTAAGGCGCAGACGACAAGCGCTTGAGAGAAGACGACTGTTGAGAAATGCAGGGCGGGTGTAGCAGTTGATGCATGATTTGCTCTTCTAGGCTCATTCATGATAagaatgtaaataaatgatcaaagtaTCATGGCAGAACAGACGTTGAGATTATGATAAAATCTTATTTGTTGTTCAGtctgaattttgttttcaacataTTGTTCAATTTGCACATTGAAAAAAAGTGATTCCAACTGTTTGTATATGTCAATTTTACTCTTGTAAACTAATATAGTACAATTGAAACACACTGATAATTCAGAATTTTGCTTGCAAgtgtgatatatattataatcaaaTTGTTTAGATTTTGGGAGCAGAGATTACTTTGTTGACAAGTAAATCGGTACAAAGCGACACAAAGTGGAGTTATTAGGAATTAACCTTTTGCATAGTTCtgtttttgtacaaataaacaatataacaaTGGCATTGAATGGctagtttttcttttaaatgactATAATTCTAGAAATAATTGGTTTAATGGTCGTGTGAAAAGATTTGAAGAGAGAACTAAGCCAATCTGCACTAACACTGAATTCTCGAAGAGCGCCACTGGCGTAAGTGTATTTATTCAAGTATTGTGAGCGTAggtaaaactgtaaaaaaaaaaaactagatacgatctcgttacgagtaacgagtag
The nucleotide sequence above comes from Magallana gigas chromosome 2, xbMagGiga1.1, whole genome shotgun sequence. Encoded proteins:
- the LOC105343926 gene encoding LOW QUALITY PROTEIN: vascular endothelial growth factor C (The sequence of the model RefSeq protein was modified relative to this genomic sequence to represent the inferred CDS: inserted 1 base in 1 codon), giving the protein MDILMRACLFLSLVLCSLAQPDLELLKNMTRTEDFLQLMRKNGRPVTLSEIINSDEAREHVGGELSMSDLAQYDYCSPRYQCVVIPRYTDPNVIYYPPCTRVLRCGGCAPSEVLTCAPKQTSVKHVVVFKSTIPYPGSPSTDYEGLQLVNITQHDSCEPTCTVKPYHCNPLQSFIARECRCMCTNRGSVRCAPNQVWDEDTCSCKCAQTIDNCPGFSRFSDSTCGCELRQGVSGMTDEXNQEPPRAGRTGDHPGPYHCRPDPTAAGPEFT